The stretch of DNA GTATCGAGTTGTGCCAGCCTGCAAGATTATGTGGGGAAGCGGAACCGTTTGAATTGCTGCGAGACGGGTCACTTTACGAATATTATCGGGCTGAGGATGAACCCACCGTAACCCCATCAGCTCATAGGAGAGAGAAATGCGATCGTCTAGGCGCAAACGTGTGCGTCCCCATAGGATAAAAACCACTAATCCTGTTAATCCCATGGCTACTAAAGTCGCTGACAGGGGCAAAACCAGAGGAATAAGCTCACCATTAGGAACTGTAGTCAGTGCTTTATACAGCCAGAAGGCGATGGTGCCATCTATCGCTAGTACAGCTACTATGAGCCAAATCGTAAGCCTCGTAATGCCTACGCAAGGTAGACGGACTTCTAAAAATGATCCTGTTTTGACTAGGACAACGCGGCTCCCTGGCGGCTTACGAAGATTTTTTAACGTCGATGTTGGTTGTTGTGCAACAGGGGGTGATGTCTTAGGGTTTAGCAGACTCTCTAGGGCGGCTTGGGCTGAGGCTGGACGATTGCTTACCTCTGGTTCAGTCATCCATTTTAGCCATGCCGTGAACTCTGGCGACAGAGGCGCTAGCTCTTCAAAGCGAAGCCGAAGATTCCGGTGGGG from Cyanobacteriota bacterium encodes:
- a CDS encoding serine/threonine protein kinase, translated to MGFFELESTTGSTGLALVQTFIQGRSLAALLQQGRRFSEAETIQIGAAVLDILTYLHGLNPPVIHRDIKPDNILLGDGSKTLNHVYLVDFGAVKTIGIREATTFTIVGTHGYMPPEQFSGRVSVASDLYSLGTTLVTVATGVPINKIPHRNLRLRFEELAPLSPEFTAWLKWMTEPEVSNRPASAQAALESLLNPKTSPPVAQQPTSTLKNLRKPPGSRVVLVKTGSFLEVRLPCVGITRLTIWLIVAVLAIDGTIAFWLYKALTTVPNGELIPLVLPLSATLVAMGLTGLVVFILWGRTRLRLDDRISLSYELMGLRWVHPQPDNIRKVTRLAAIQTVPLPHIILQAGTTRYCLGRNLLLTTALRLKLSVLALGALTGAEVAWLSHELSNWLKLSVANR